One stretch of Oncorhynchus clarkii lewisi isolate Uvic-CL-2024 chromosome 3, UVic_Ocla_1.0, whole genome shotgun sequence DNA includes these proteins:
- the LOC139404972 gene encoding four and a half LIM domains protein 2a: MTERYDCHYCKESLFGKKYVLREENPYCVKCYESLYSNTCEDCKKPIGCNTRDLSYKDRHWHEECFQCFQCKRSLVDKPFSTKDDQLLCTECYSNEYSSKCHECKKTIMPGSRKMEHKGNSWHETCFTCQRCQQPIGTKSFIPKENHNFCVPCYEKQFAMQCVHCKKPITTGGVTYRDQPWHKDCFLCTGCKQQLSGQRFTSRDDFAYCLNCFCNLYAKKCASCTTPISGLGGSKYISFEERQWHNDCFNCKKCSVSLVGRGFLTERDDILCPECGKDI, translated from the exons ATGACGGAGCGCTATGACTGCCACTACTGTAAGGAATCCCTGTTCGGGAAGAAATACGTCCTGAGAGAGGAAAACCCATACTGTGTCAAATGCTACGAGAGCCTGTACTCAAACACCTGTGAGGACTGCAAGAAACCCATCGGCTGCAACACCagg GACCTTTCCTACAAGGACCGCCACTGGCACGAGGAGTGTTTCCAGTGCTTCCAGTGTAAACGCTCTCTGGTGGACAAGCCCTTCTCCACCAAGGATGACCAGCTGCTCTGCACTGAGTGCTACTCCAATGAGTACTCCTCCAAGTGCCACGAGTGCAAGAAGACCATCATGCCTG GCTCCAGGAAGATGGAGCATAAGGGTAACAGCTGGCATGAGACCTGCTTCACCTGCCAGCGTTGCCAGCAGCCCATCGGCACCAAGAGCTTCATCCCCAAGGAGAACCACAACTTCTGTGTGCCCTGCTACGAGAAACAGTTTGCCATGCAGTGTGTGCACTGCAAGAAG CCCATCACTACTGGCGGGGTGACCTATCGCGACCAGCCCTGGCATAAGGACTGCTTCCTGTGCACCGGCTGCAAGCAGCAGCTGTCTGGCCAACGCTTCACCTCCCGTGACGACTTTGCCTACTGCCTCAACTGTTTCTGCAACCTGTATGCCAAGAAGTGTGCTTCCTGCACCACCCCCATCAGCG GTCTGGGTGGCAGTAAGTACATCTCGTTTGAAGAGCGCCAGTGGCACAACGACTGCTTCAACTGTAAGAAGTGCTCTGTCTCCCTGGTGGGCCGGGGTTTCCTCACCGAGCGTGACGACATCCTGTGCCCCGAGTGTGGCAAAGACATCTGA